One window of Nicotiana tomentosiformis chromosome 11, ASM39032v3, whole genome shotgun sequence genomic DNA carries:
- the LOC104097745 gene encoding uncharacterized protein, giving the protein MISILTQERLLGAALGGMLTGVVVLEQRKRIYKSISENQSRFFPQSKTIEHIPKQKSGIEFAHLWNKAVDQALGPVIKSLGSRGW; this is encoded by the exons ATGATCAGCATCCTTACTCAG GAGCGTCTTCTGGGCGCTGCTTTAGGTGGCATGTTGACAGGTGTTGTGGTTTTGGAACAACGTAAAAGAATCTATAAGAGCATCTCCGAGAATCAATCCCGATTTTTCCCTCAATCTAAG ACAATAGAGCACATCCCGAAACAGAAGTCTGGTATAGAGTTTGCACACCTATGGAACAAAGCTGTGGATCAGGCATTAGGACCTGTCATCAAGTCTCTTGGCTCACGTGGGTGGTAA
- the LOC104097746 gene encoding uncharacterized protein translates to MASCLFFFAVLCLPLIVKAQERAPHGLAYESPVALSPDAYSFFHPETQQKKNSTTESLCDNNTSESGCSELPTASSVQSNLAHQSLSPPEDGERRIGAGGIVGILLGFVFATIVLAFGVYYVVITRKSNSSKANPVQLINV, encoded by the coding sequence ATGGCTTCTTGTCTCTTCTTTTTTGCTGTTTTATGCCTACCATTAATTGTTAAAGCTCAAGAAAGAGCTCCACATGGGCTTGCATATGAAAGTCCTGTAGCATTGTCACCAGATGCATACTCATTTTTCCACCCTGAAACTCAACAAAAGAAAAACAGTACTACTGAAAGTTTATGTGATAATAATACATCAGAATCAGGTTGTTCAGAATTACCTACAGCATCAAGTGTGCAGTCTAATTTAGCACATCAAAGTTTATCACCACCCGAGGATGGCGAAAGGCGAATAGGAGCTGGTGGGATTGTTGGAATCCTTCTTGGCTTTGTGTTTGCTACTATTGTTTTAGCATTTGGGGTTTATTATGTTGTGATTACACGAAAAAGCAACTCGAGCAAAGCTAATCCTGTTCAGCTAATTAATGTCTGA